The genomic DNA CAAAAAAGAAGCTCGTTCTTGAGAAGTTGGATTCGAATGAAGTCGTGTTTGAATACGTCGGAGAAGCCTTCCAGATTGAAATGGGTGGGAAAAAGCTTAAGCTGAAGCCGGTCGGCTTCGAGGTCGAGACAAAATCGGCTTGGATCTATTTTGAGTTTCCAGTCGCATCCCCTCTCGGTGATCTCAAAGTGACGAATCGACTCCTTCAGCAAGCACCGCATCAAACAAACACTTTGCTGTTCCGGTTCGAGAAGACAAAGACCTCGACTCAGTTCAACGAAGAAGCTGTAGAGCAGACGTTCAAATGGGACGCGACAGCTAAAACATTCATTCTTAAAAAGACATCAACGCCATGACGCAGAAAACGATTCGCATTGCAATCAGTGGAACTGGCTTCGCTGGTGACTACACAGCGAGTACCTATTCGATGATCCCACACAAGAATGGGGTTCACATCGAGTTGGCCGGAGTCATTTCGGGAAGACGGGAGAACGCTGAGAAATTCGCGGTGCGGCACAACGTGACGAATGCCTTTGATTCCCACGAGGAAATGCTGAAGTCCGTTCAACCAGATATCGACAACATCTGCTGCGCAAATTTTGCTCATGGTCCGTATGCGACGGAGGCTGGTCAGGCTGGCGTTCCGGTGATCGTGCTTGAGAAGCCGCCTGTCATTTGGCCTGGTTATCCCGAGGGGCGAACTGCCGACGCAGCGACCCGCAAAGAAGAGTCAATGGACTACCTGGCAACAGTTCTGGATGCTGTCAGAGCCGGAAAGTCGAAACTGCTGTACGCTGAAGATTTTATTTACGTCGACGGGGTCAAGGGAATTGTGGAGCTTTTGATCGAAGCTCAGAAGCAGAACAAAGGGAAAGTTCTTTATCAATCCGGTGTGTGTGCTCATCAGGGATCACATGCGCCGGCGTACGATACGCCCAGCAAGTCTGGTGGCGGAGCCCTCTTCAATAAGGCCTGCCATCCGTTAGGACCTGCTTTGTATTTGAAACAAGTCGAAGGAATTTTGAACGGGACCGGCCCAATTCGACCCGTACAGGTTTCGGCAGCTGCGCTTCAAATTCTTAAACATCAACCAGAGACAAGTCATGAGTTCTTTCGACCGATGCAAAACGTCGATGACTTTGGACGCATCACTGTGATGTTTGAAGACCGGACGATTGCAGAAGTTCATGGGCACGATCTCAGCATTTCTGGAATCCGAAACGAATTCTCGGTGATTACCGACTTCGCTGAGTACGATGTTCGCATGAACCCCAATAACGAAAATGAATTATTCTTACCCGAGGGAACAGCAGCTGGCAATATTTTGCTACGAGAAAAACTTTCGACTCCGCAAGGAACAAGTTTTCCTCGACCCAATCAGACCTACTCGCACGGATATGTCAACGAGATGAACGATGCCGTTGACTGTGCTCTTGAGTCAGACCGTTCTCCACAATCTGGACCGATGATGGCTTGGGACACGATGGCTGTCTTGATGGCAAGTTATGAAAGTGCAGATGCTGACGGTCGTTTTGTCGACATCAGCGAATACACAGTGCGGGGACGACAATTCACGGAAAACGAAATTCCGGATCCGCATCGACTCGGGAAAGTGTTCCAACGCCAGTAACAGGCAGGCAGCCGGGATCGCACAGTCAGTTTGCAATTCAATCAGTGCGCGAGCCCATTCAATTTCGAGTGATCGATTCGTTCAAGTTCAAGATGACTCTCGTGACAGACGTCCAGGCTGCGAGTTCTTGCTGATCGAGTTGTTTCTCGGACTGATCCGTTTCGAGATTCAGGCCAACATCGAGAAACTCTGCCACACTCTTCTCTCTTTCCTTGAAGTCCTTGCGGCTTTGCTCAAGGACTTCAAGGAGAACTTGCGATTCAACTTCGTCAGGCAAGCGGGAGACCGCTCTACGGAAAGCTGCTTCGATCCGCTGCTGGTCGGTTCCGTCTGATTCTTCAAGGATGCGTGCCGCAAATGAGCGGGCCGCTTCGATGAAAGTTGGATCGTTCATTAAAACCAAAGCAGCCAATGGAGTGTTTGAGCGCGGACGTTCGGCAGTGCATTCTTCTCGGCTGGGAGCGTCGAACGCTTTCAGCATCGGATGCAAAAACTGACGTTGCCAATGAACGTAAACCCCTCGGCGATATTGTTGAGAGTCTTGATCTGATTCGTACTCGCGCTTGGGGAAGTTGAGGTGTCGATAGTATCCCGGGGGCTGATATGGATGGCTGCTTTCTCCTCCATATTCTGTGTTCAACAATCCGGCAACCATGAGTGCATTGTCGCGAAGCACTTCCGCGGGGAGGCGGTAAGCACCCTGTCTGGCGAAAAGCTGGTTATAGGGATCTTTCTGTAACAGTTCGGGACTCGCGACTGACGATTGTCGATACGCTTTGCTGAGCAGAATTTGTTTCAAGATGTGTTTGACATCCCAGCCACTCTCGATGAATTCAAGCGTTAACTCATCAAGCAGTTCAGGATGCGAAGGCGGAGTCCCCTGCCCTCCAAAATCGTCGAGAGACCTCGACAGTCCAGTTCCAAAAAGGAGATACCAATATCGATTGACCTGGACCCGCGCGGTCAATCCGCCAACACCAGCTTTTGTTCCTGTTAACCAGTTTGCGAGATCAAGACGATTGGCTCGCCTTGATTGCAGATCAAGATTCCCAAGAAACTCCGGGACTGCCGGTTCGACGATTGGTCCGCTATCATCGAGCCAATTTCCTCGTGGCAGAACTCGCATTTCTCGCGGTTCTTTCGCAACAGTGACCATCGTTAAGCGGGCCGAATCTTCGATTTCTTTCTTCTCGGCTTCCAGAACTCCGCGACGTTTTGACTGAGACTTTGGCATCGTTTCGAGACGGCGTTCAATTTTGGCAAGTCTTTCACGACCACGCTGCGAAATGACTTCAAGTTCAGGGGGGCGGCGAGTGGGAAGTGCATTGCTCCCGATGTAGAAGTGTTGATCTTCATCGATGTCGGCAAAGAAGGCAGCCAGAGAATAAAAGTCTTGAATGGTGTACGGATCGTACTTGTGTGAATGGCACTGAGCGCACCCGACAGTTGCCCCCATCCAGACGGAACTGAGATTGCGGACCCGGTCAGCTGCATAGATCGACAGATACTCTTTCGGTTGCACGCCTCCTTCATGAGACGTTTGCAGCAAACGGTTGTAGCCGGTGGCAATCTTCTGATCGATCGTTGAATCTGGAAGTAAATCGCCAGCGAGTTGTTCGCGAGTGAACTGGTCGAAGGGCATGTTGTCGTTGAACGCTTCAATCACCCAGTCTCGGTAAGGGGAGATGTGATGGTCCTGATCTCCGTGGTATCCGACTGTGTCGGCGTAGCGAACGAGATCGAGCCAGTAGATCGCCATTCGTTCGCCAAAGTGATCAGAGGCTAACAACCTGTCGATGATGTCGCGATAAGTTTTTTCTGAATGGTCGGAGACAAAGGCGTCTACTTCCTCAGGGCTGGGGGGGAGTCCAATAAGATCAAAGTAGAGCCTGCGAATGAGGGTGACTGGTTCTGCCGGCGGAGAAAACTGAAGTCCTTCAGCGACCAGTTTCTCTGAGATGAATGAATCAATGAGTGTTGGCGTTGAAGTCTTCTCATTCGTTCTTGGTTCTCGACGTTTGGGAGGGACATACGCCCAAAACGGTTCGTACTTGGCACCTTGTTTGATCCAATCGGTGAGAAGTTTGATTTCTTCCGCTGAGAGATGTTTCTCCGATTCGGCCGGAGGCATGCGGAGTTCCGGGTCCGGGCTCAGCAAGCGTGCAATCAGTTCACTCTCTTCCGGCTTTCCCGGCACAATGGCGTACTCATGAGCAGCTTCTGCCTTGTCGAGACGCAAATCCGCCTGACGGTCTTCTTCATCCGGTCCGTGACAGAAGAAACATTTGTCCGAAAGAATAGGACGAATATCCCGGTTGAATTCCAGATCCTCAGCAGTCACCGAACTGACGATGGCAAGCGTGATGGAAATGACAACAGCGGACGAGACGAATAAACGCATCATAATCAAGTCTGATTGAATCGCGGGCAAAGTTGTCCCGTAGCCTCATTTTATACTCTTCAGTAATCGGAATTCCAGAGTCGAAAGCAATCCCAGTCTTTAGTGTGGCGAATTCAAGTTTCAGGATCGATTCGAAGTAATCTTCAGGTTCTGCCTCCGGGCGATCAGTCTACGAAGTCATAACAGTGAGTTTTATGGGCACTACAAATATTGAAATTGAAGATGCACGACACACGAAAAAAGCCCGCTTCGAGTGGAAGCGGGCTTGGTTGAATTTGTCGGCACAAAGTTCTTTGAGCCGATGAATGACACCCTGCCAGTTGCGAATGTTGCTTCGTTGTCGTGATGAAAACGAAGGCAGTACCAAGACTGCACCAATCAGGAGGATGATGCGTTCGACTACCGAACTTCAACACCTGAGTTTTTCAGAGCGAAGACCGCACCGCGATACGCTGACAATTTGGGAAGCCGCGATTTAGTTGCTTGTTTCCAGTATCCAACAGCATCTTGTTGACGGTCCCGTCGCAGGAGTTCCATTCCGATGAAATAGTATCCTTCGCAAAGCTGCGCCGCTTTTGCGTCTTCATTGTCTGGATGAACGGATTTCAGCATTGTGGCAGCATCGACTTGACCGAGTTGGAACAGGACCAGCGAATCGATCCAGTCTCGTGAGCCTTCTGGCTTTGACAAGACTTCCTGATAGTCAGCTTGCTTGTAGGTTCCTGCGCGAATGGCACTGGCAAGTTTCCAGGGCAGTAAGAATCGCATCTCTTTTTGAAGTGACAACGCCTTATCAAACGACTGGCCTGCACTCGCGAAATCTCCGGAGAAGAATTGAGCAAATCCAAGGTCAGCGAAAGCCATCGGGTTTTGCGGAGCGAGTTCAGCGACGCGTCGATAGTCGATGAGTGCTTCGTCGACTTTGTTTTGATTCAAACGGGCAGTTGCTCGAAGGCTTTGTGCACCAAGCTGATTCGGATCAACAGAGAGTGCCTCTGTGAGTGCTGCTTCGGCTTTTGCGGAATCACCCGCTTCAAGGTAAGCAAATCCTCGATTGATATAGGCGGGAATGAATCGCCCATCGAGTTTGATTGCTTGAGTGAAGTCA from Thalassoglobus polymorphus includes the following:
- a CDS encoding DUF6702 family protein; this translates as MKFSNTNRCASLAVLAYFAMANTSLLAHPFHFSSAEMQWNEKSSTFEVALKVDPNDLEQELRRRTKKKLVLEKLDSNEVVFEYVGEAFQIEMGGKKLKLKPVGFEVETKSAWIYFEFPVASPLGDLKVTNRLLQQAPHQTNTLLFRFEKTKTSTQFNEEAVEQTFKWDATAKTFILKKTSTP
- a CDS encoding Gfo/Idh/MocA family protein, whose product is MTQKTIRIAISGTGFAGDYTASTYSMIPHKNGVHIELAGVISGRRENAEKFAVRHNVTNAFDSHEEMLKSVQPDIDNICCANFAHGPYATEAGQAGVPVIVLEKPPVIWPGYPEGRTADAATRKEESMDYLATVLDAVRAGKSKLLYAEDFIYVDGVKGIVELLIEAQKQNKGKVLYQSGVCAHQGSHAPAYDTPSKSGGGALFNKACHPLGPALYLKQVEGILNGTGPIRPVQVSAAALQILKHQPETSHEFFRPMQNVDDFGRITVMFEDRTIAEVHGHDLSISGIRNEFSVITDFAEYDVRMNPNNENELFLPEGTAAGNILLREKLSTPQGTSFPRPNQTYSHGYVNEMNDAVDCALESDRSPQSGPMMAWDTMAVLMASYESADADGRFVDISEYTVRGRQFTENEIPDPHRLGKVFQRQ
- a CDS encoding PSD1 and planctomycete cytochrome C domain-containing protein: MMRLFVSSAVVISITLAIVSSVTAEDLEFNRDIRPILSDKCFFCHGPDEEDRQADLRLDKAEAAHEYAIVPGKPEESELIARLLSPDPELRMPPAESEKHLSAEEIKLLTDWIKQGAKYEPFWAYVPPKRREPRTNEKTSTPTLIDSFISEKLVAEGLQFSPPAEPVTLIRRLYFDLIGLPPSPEEVDAFVSDHSEKTYRDIIDRLLASDHFGERMAIYWLDLVRYADTVGYHGDQDHHISPYRDWVIEAFNDNMPFDQFTREQLAGDLLPDSTIDQKIATGYNRLLQTSHEGGVQPKEYLSIYAADRVRNLSSVWMGATVGCAQCHSHKYDPYTIQDFYSLAAFFADIDEDQHFYIGSNALPTRRPPELEVISQRGRERLAKIERRLETMPKSQSKRRGVLEAEKKEIEDSARLTMVTVAKEPREMRVLPRGNWLDDSGPIVEPAVPEFLGNLDLQSRRANRLDLANWLTGTKAGVGGLTARVQVNRYWYLLFGTGLSRSLDDFGGQGTPPSHPELLDELTLEFIESGWDVKHILKQILLSKAYRQSSVASPELLQKDPYNQLFARQGAYRLPAEVLRDNALMVAGLLNTEYGGESSHPYQPPGYYRHLNFPKREYESDQDSQQYRRGVYVHWQRQFLHPMLKAFDAPSREECTAERPRSNTPLAALVLMNDPTFIEAARSFAARILEESDGTDQQRIEAAFRRAVSRLPDEVESQVLLEVLEQSRKDFKEREKSVAEFLDVGLNLETDQSEKQLDQQELAAWTSVTRVILNLNESITRN